In Hevea brasiliensis isolate MT/VB/25A 57/8 chromosome 13, ASM3005281v1, whole genome shotgun sequence, a single genomic region encodes these proteins:
- the LOC131171736 gene encoding protein GOLVEN 6-like: MSHAKSSRKEMELLVIFPVLCICLSMLLSSCVGTQVQEQAMASRVDKVELSLPAAALPRKLRIILLLDEKAAPVNDHGGQGSASSNKMERGDISGKSRHKEENVMKRSRGTRQEWVEGTDDTSQYFTMDYSHVRRRSPIHNKALPVGP, from the exons ATGTCTCACGCAAAGTCTTCTAGGAAAGAAATGGAGCTTCTAGTCATCTTCCCTGTTCTGTGCATTTGCCTTTCTATGCTTTTATCATCTTGTGTTGGTACCCAAGTTCAAGAACAAG CCATGGCCAGTAGAGTTGATAAAGTCGAGCTTTCTCTCCCTGCTGCTGCGCTTCCAAGGAAGCTTAGAATAATACTACTTCTTGATGAGAAAGCAGCACCT GTTAATGATCATGGAGGTCAAGGTTCCGCTTCAAGCAATAAAATGGAGAGAGGAGATATATCAG GAAAATCACGCCACAAGGAAGAAAATGTGATGAAAAGAAGCAGAGGGACAAGGCAAGAATGGGTGGAGGGAACCGACGACACATCGCAATATTTTACGATGGATTATTCCCACGTTAGAAGAAGAAGTCCCATACATAACAAAGCATTGCCGGTTGGTCCATGA